In Trichocoleus desertorum NBK24, the following are encoded in one genomic region:
- a CDS encoding IS1 family transposase (programmed frameshift) yields MRCPHCQSEQTVKNGRVKLQDQSVQQRYLCQACAKRFNERTNTPMARLRTPALVVSAAINVRTEGLGVRATGRSFGKSHSTIIRWEHRVAQQESQWSPPAPDGADVTLEGDEVYTRIGENLPPQRSPGWTIHFIERESRYWVDAQAGQKTTELFEQGTQKAWEWAKPADFIRWFTDGERRYGTALWQLASVHLKAGEVHPDYGQRKVWRQGLEVAMKIKGSQGHKRVEWVKVEHPFTALNPVHEVHANHNEAQNSALRRRASAYRRRQNLYAKRVEGLQRVLDVQCLVHNWVRPHWGLGKHRTPAIAMGYCSRPISMDEILTSRGFHYFTP; encoded by the exons ATGAGATGTCCTCACTGTCAAAGCGAACAAACCGTGAAAAACGGCAGAGTCAAGCTGCAAGACCAAAGTGTTCAACAACGATACTTATGCCAAGCTTGCGCTAAACGATTCAATGAGCGGACGAATACTCCGATGGCTAGACTGAGAACCCCGGCACTGGTGGTTTCAGCGGCGATCAATGTGCGCACAGAAGGATTAGGAGTGCGAGCCACGGGACGCTCCTTTGGCAAATCCCATTCGACGATTATTCGCTGGGAACACCGAGTCGCCCAGCAAGAAAGTCAATGGTCTCCACCTGCGCCTGATGGGGCTGATGTCACGCTCGAAGGAGATGAGGTGTACACTCGCATCGGCGAGAACCTTCCCCCCCAGCGA TCGCCAGGTTGGACGATTCACTTCATTGAGCGTGAAAGCCGCTATTGGGTCGATGCCCAAGCGGGACAAAAAACCACTGAACTGTTTGAGCAAGGAACCCAGAAGGCTTGGGAGTGGGCGAAACCTGCTGACTTTATCCGCTGGTTTACGGATGGAGAACGACGCTATGGCACTGCTTTATGGCAGCTTGCGAGTGTCCACCTCAAAGCGGGGGAGGTGCACCCCGACTACGGACAACGCAAAGTCTGGCGGCAGGGGTTGGAGGTTGCCATGAAGATTAAGGGTTCTCAGGGACACAAACGAGTGGAGTGGGTGAAGGTGGAGCATCCGTTCACCGCGCTCAATCCTGTGCATGAAGTTCATGCCAATCACAATGAAGCCCAAAATAGTGCCCTCAGAAGGCGTGCGAGTGCTTATCGCAGACGACAGAATCTGTATGCCAAGCGAGTCGAGGGCTTGCAACGAGTTCTAGACGTTCAGTGCTTGGTGCATAATTGGGTGCGACCGCACTGGGGACTGGGAAAACACAGGACTCCGGCAATCGCAATGGGGTACTGTAGTCGTCCGATTTCGATGGATGAAATCTTGACCAGTCGAGGCTTTCATTACTTCACCCCTTAG
- a CDS encoding glycosyltransferase, translating into MKNQTSGFYKFLIEQSPTPIYQRIIKNLEYILTKLGNEVVISYPGQFKDEIDYLQYISSQEIDYCIITNSSSLISSYSEVFNVFIFELINVPIIFIHHDNIFSDLHEHEKIKPKLEAFCRIKSKSFHFCIEYYNFLDLKSLGIENVYSIHHASEFKYIKPCKKYLYDVSFVGHVLPELGSTLGEASYSHLLKADFWNRLVHLDKELEQSAISFATRASSSQSNFIDFLEAKYLYISMLHSNSSPFFRGEVIKRLKNVNIHIFGGDPAYLNDLPLNRKIQESNIFYHPVTKDYSDAKYIYANSKINLNITSLQFDDAVINRVIDIASVGGFVLTDWKSKLKSLTSVYEEISYKTIDELKFKIDYYLKHEEERLEIAEKLHQDITNSCSYHYIATFILSKIDSMTRTQEEPLRLDLGCGVWKEEGFVGVDIYGESKVDVIADLNRRFPFPDNSVDEIKAHDILEHLKDNIHSMNEIWRVCKPYAKVDIRVPSTDGRGAFQDPTHISFWNLNSFKYYCVEFPAYIKLCKSYGFQGTFRILTLTEEESPEQVIHVRAILEVIKNIDAQSISENNSVDWNLREINLMVFPDWNKSEELLAQELSTVIRSIATHADRGLISLLIHIGDLDSEDTELMLAAIVMELFLKEDIDIDEGPEISFFGKLSHLQQNTLKERTYFRVPLESENQHFISPSELDPINIPTFDLSVLHHKRVIFREASTWDFE; encoded by the coding sequence GTGAAAAACCAAACATCAGGCTTTTACAAATTTTTGATAGAGCAATCCCCAACTCCAATTTATCAGCGTATTATTAAGAACTTGGAGTATATTTTAACAAAACTAGGAAATGAAGTTGTTATCTCTTACCCAGGGCAGTTTAAAGATGAAATAGACTATCTACAATATATTTCTTCTCAAGAAATAGACTATTGTATCATCACGAATAGCTCCTCTTTAATCTCTTCGTACTCTGAAGTTTTCAACGTTTTTATATTTGAGCTAATTAATGTACCAATTATATTTATTCATCATGATAATATATTTAGTGATTTACATGAGCATGAGAAAATCAAACCAAAGCTAGAAGCTTTTTGCAGAATAAAATCTAAAAGTTTTCATTTTTGCATTGAATATTATAATTTCTTAGATCTAAAAAGTTTAGGAATTGAGAATGTGTACTCAATTCATCATGCTTCCGAATTCAAGTATATTAAACCTTGCAAAAAATATCTTTATGATGTTTCGTTCGTAGGGCATGTACTACCAGAACTGGGAAGTACACTTGGAGAAGCTTCATACTCTCATCTACTCAAGGCTGATTTTTGGAATCGTCTAGTTCATTTAGACAAGGAGCTTGAACAATCAGCTATATCTTTTGCTACCCGCGCAAGTTCTAGTCAAAGTAATTTTATCGATTTTTTGGAAGCAAAATATTTGTATATTTCCATGCTTCACTCAAACTCTTCTCCTTTTTTCCGGGGAGAGGTAATTAAACGATTAAAAAATGTAAATATCCATATTTTCGGCGGAGATCCTGCCTATCTAAATGACTTACCTCTAAACCGAAAAATTCAGGAATCAAATATTTTTTATCATCCTGTCACGAAAGATTACTCTGATGCTAAATACATATATGCCAACTCTAAAATAAATCTCAATATTACATCCTTGCAATTTGATGATGCAGTAATTAATCGAGTTATAGACATTGCCTCTGTAGGCGGGTTTGTACTCACTGACTGGAAGTCTAAATTAAAATCTCTAACATCCGTTTACGAAGAAATTTCTTACAAAACAATTGATGAGCTTAAATTCAAAATAGACTACTACCTAAAACATGAAGAAGAACGTCTTGAGATTGCAGAAAAGCTTCATCAGGATATAACGAACAGTTGCAGTTACCATTATATAGCCACCTTTATACTTTCAAAAATTGACTCTATGACAAGGACTCAGGAAGAACCTCTTCGCTTAGATTTAGGCTGTGGAGTCTGGAAAGAAGAGGGTTTTGTTGGAGTAGATATTTACGGGGAATCAAAAGTAGATGTTATTGCCGATTTAAATCGACGTTTTCCCTTTCCAGACAATAGTGTAGATGAAATTAAAGCACACGATATTCTCGAACATCTAAAAGACAACATTCATAGTATGAATGAAATCTGGAGAGTCTGCAAACCATATGCAAAGGTAGATATTCGTGTGCCATCAACTGATGGTCGAGGAGCTTTTCAAGATCCAACACATATAAGTTTTTGGAATCTTAATTCATTTAAGTACTACTGTGTGGAGTTCCCTGCCTATATTAAACTTTGCAAAAGTTACGGATTTCAAGGCACATTTAGGATTTTAACCCTTACAGAGGAAGAGTCGCCGGAGCAGGTCATTCATGTAAGAGCTATATTGGAAGTCATAAAAAATATAGACGCTCAGTCAATTTCAGAAAATAATTCTGTTGACTGGAATTTAAGGGAAATAAATCTAATGGTTTTTCCAGATTGGAATAAGTCTGAAGAATTGTTAGCCCAAGAGTTAAGTACTGTGATTAGGTCTATTGCAACTCATGCAGACAGAGGGTTAATTTCACTTTTAATACATATTGGGGATTTAGACAGCGAAGATACAGAACTGATGTTAGCAGCCATAGTAATGGAACTATTCTTAAAAGAGGATATTGATATTGATGAAGGGCCGGAAATCTCTTTTTTTGGAAAACTGAGTCATCTGCAACAGAATACTCTGAAGGAACGAACTTATTTTCGAGTCCCTTTAGAGAGTGAAAATCAACACTTTATTTCACCAAGCGAATTAGATCCAATTAATATTCCTACCTTTGATTTGAGTGTCCTTCATCATAAACGAGTGATCTTTCGGGAAGCAAGCACATGGGATTTTGAATAA